Genomic segment of Microthrixaceae bacterium:
CGAAGTCGTTCCGGCCGCAGTGGCCAGCCTGGGCCCCCGGGGGCGGACTGTGAACATCGAGGTCACCGAGACCACTCCGGCGGTGGACGCGGACCCGGGCCTGCTCGAGCGGGTGCTGGCCAACCTCATAGACAACGCCGTCGCCCATTCGCCAGCCGACTCGCCGGTACGCGTCGAGGTGGGTGAGACCGCCGGGCGCGTCATGGTGAGGGTGGTCGACCGCGGTCCGGGCGTCACCAACCGAGACCGGGAGCGGGTCTTCCAGCCGTTCCAGCGAATGGGTGACAGCTCGCCGCGGGCGGGCGCCGGAGTCGGGTTGGGCCTGGCCGTGGCCCGCGGTTTCAGCCGGGCCATGGGAGGCGACGTCACGATCGAGGACACCCCCGGCGGCGGAGCCACCTTCGTGGTCGATCTGGAGGTCGCGGGTTGACCCGGGTTCTGGTGGTGGATGACGAGGCGCCGATCCTGCGCGCCCTCATCGCCAATCTCCGCGCCCGCGGCTTCGAACCGGCCGGTGCCGCCACCGGAGAGGATGCGCTGCGGGTGGCGGCCGAGTTCCATCCCGACGCAGTGGTCCTCGACCTCGGGCTGCCCGGCATCAGCGGCTGGAGGTCATCGTCGGGCTTCGAGGTTGGAACGCTGTCCCGATCATCGTTTTGTCGGCGCGCGACGGTGAGCGCGACAAGGTGGCGGCCCTCGATGCCGGGGCCGATGATTACGTGACCAAACCGTTCGGGATGGATGAGCTCTTCGCCCGACTACGGGCCGCACTACGCCGAGTCGCTCCCGTAACCGAAGCCGCGGTGTTCCTCACCCCCGATTTCTGTGTCGACCTGGCGGCCAAGACCGTCACCCGAGCCGGCGAAGAAGTGAGGCTCACCCCCACCGAATGGGGGATCGTGGAGATGCTGGTCCGCCATCCCGACAAGCTGGTGAGCCAACGTCAGATCCTCCAGGAGGTCTGGGGACCCAACTACGGCGAGGAGACCAACTACCTACGGGTCCACATGGCCCACATCCGTCGCAAGCTGGAGCCCGAGGTTGGTCATCCCCGATACTTCATCACCGAACCCGGAATGGGTTACCGGTTCAGAACCCCCGAGCCCCCGAGCTGACCCAGCGCACTCGGTTGCTCGACCTCTGTAGGTCACCGTCCGTGCGCGCTCATTGATCGGCGCTCATTGATCGGCGCCCGGCTCGGCTCAGGCCAGGGCCGTCCAGCGGATGGCGACGATGTCGGCCAATGCCTCTATCTGACGACGTTCGCGGTCGCGCCAAGCGATGCGGTCTCGGCCGGCGACCAGGGCAAGACCGCACCCCTCCAACCCCACCCAGGTGACGTCGCTCGGGGATGCGTCTCCGCCACCCAGCGATGCCGCCGTCGAAGCGCCGTGGACAAACGCCTGGAGCCATGGGTCCGACGGAGCTCCGTCCCCGGCCACCAGCGTCGTCCCGGCCTCGGTGTCGAGCACCGCCACCCACGTGGCAGCTAGCGAACGGTGGGCCTGGTCTCGCACCACCTCGAGCAGGTGGTCACGGGTGGCCGCCTCGACGAGGCGGGCCGCGGTCACCAGGGTGTCCCGGCGGGGATCGTGGCCCTCGGGACCTACGGGGCGGACCTCCTCCACCTCCACGCCGTCGACCTGGCGGATCTCGCTGATGAGCAGGTCGACCAGGGTCGACTCGGGTAGTTGAACC
This window contains:
- a CDS encoding ACT domain-containing protein, translated to MESYVIRVWLPDRPGALGAVASRIGAVKGDVVGIEILETGDHQAVDELVVQLPESTLVDLLISEIRQVDGVEVEEVRPVGPEGHDPRRDTLVTAARLVEAATRDHLLEVVRDQAHRSLAATWVAVLDTEAGTTLVAGDGAPSDPWLQAFVHGASTAASLGGGDASPSDVTWVGLEGCGLALVAGRDRIAWRDRERRQIEALADIVAIRWTALA